The following nucleotide sequence is from Pungitius pungitius chromosome 6, fPunPun2.1, whole genome shotgun sequence.
GTAACTGTAAACTGCCGACctcatttctttaatttaatgAACAGATGGTTTTGACATATTTCCAGTTCCAGTTCCAGTCGTCAGCAACTCAAGCGATTTGATTAGACACTTACTGATCTAACCTTCAACCCTCAAGATAGATATTTCAGCTGGAAAGTACCTACATCTCTTGATGTCCTTGTCTAGTTGTAATACATCAAACCTCAAACCTCCACACACCAGGAAACTGACTGAATAAAAGTAACTGTTTCTCACCAGAGACAGCGGCAGGCTGTATTGGCAGATGGTTACACTGTTGTCAATGCTAACTTTGCTCATGACACTAGTGGACATGAGGATCAGAGAAGCCAGGAGGTCTGCCAGAGAGAGCTGAACCAGGAGGTGCACCTGCAAACAGATAATTAAAAAGGGTGTTGCTTCGTTGTAAAACAGTGAGAGGCACAGACGAAAATCAACAAATTCTCTGCAATGAAGCCATCTTTAGCAAAACATCAGCAAACCATAACAGCTATAGAATGAAGTCTTCTGATCAACCACACAACATATGGCacagaataaatacacatacaGAACTACAAACCACCTGACTCACCTGCTCTTTTAAGTGCCTCcatctcaccatggaaaccaccaGGACAGAAAAACTCCCAATCACACTGTGGTTAATCAGAAATATGCCGAGTATTATTGAACACCATAGAGCGTTGGGTCACTTTATATTACACATTGTTTTGAAGCCATAGTAATACACACCACATCAACACTGAATATAAAACAAGGTGGGTATATTTAACTAGTCACTTGTCTGAGGATGAGATAGGGCCCTGAGCCTGAAAGACAACGTTTCTCTGATACAGGTGGTAAGATTATTTATACATCGTAACACTTCTCTTGGCTCCAGAAACTTATTAactgatttttttcccctgcattTAGTCGTGCACCAGCGATTCTTTTTCACAAGCAAAAGTAAGACATTAAGGCACTCGTAAAGATAGCAGTACACAGCAGCAAAGTGAAATAGTTCACTGAAAGAAGTTTTCAGCAGCTACAAACATCCTGTGAAGTGCTTAATACTTAAATGCCATAATCTGGTTGCTACCACAACTCCAAtgtaaatattaaacatttgttgctgGTAAGGAAGCAAgcataaaatagaaaaaaacatctgaagAAGCGTTTTACCTGGGAGTAAGTAACACTAAGTACTCAGTGGAGAGAATGTCAATCTaataaaaaacagatttcaaaCATTGTTATAAGAAATGTATCAATCGTTTTCATTCAAGAAAGCTGTTGTCAGTTaatttaaacagaaaaataagcTATGAAGTCAAAGTTCCTACCTGATATCCACTCAGTATACCATTATCCTCCATGGTGAATTTCCAAAAATCAATCTATTAAAATTCTACTCCACTGTTCTTGTGCTCAGCTAAATAACCCGTCTCCATAACCGAGCTTTATGACAATATGATGGCTTGTCGAAGCACACCTCTATAATACTCCACGCCTTGTCACATGTTGCAGTTTGACTCCACCTGCTTTAAGTGTGAGCTTTTAAAAAGAAGTCCCGAGGTGGAATCAGAatgtttcttctctttgtgttaCAGAGACATCTAGTGGCATGAAACAGCATTGCATctttacataaaaacatttgcCTGCAAATAAAGTAAGTAATTTCATCTATGTCAACGACGGACTGCTCAACAATGGCGTGGGGTATATTATATACAAACAAATCTCGAATGTGTTGGTAAAAAACTACACGATGCACCCAAAACGTTTATGTTTACAGATATCGATGTGTGTTGATAAAGTTGATTCAAACTGATGACGTCATAGATTCCACGTTGGCCCGGACGTGGCACTCGTCAGTGCCCTATAACCGGATCAGTATAAAGCTAATACACGTCAGTTTTGCTGAGGTTAATATCAGTGCTTGTTTCTTACAATATATTCAGACATCATCGAGCAATTATGGGGCTAACAATCTCGTCGATCTTTGAACGGATGTTTGGCAAAAAGCAAATGAGGATTTTGATGGGTGAGTGAAGCCTGTCTTGGCAAAAGGGTTTTTAGCTTTAACGGTAGCTAACCCGGGTAAGTAAtggtagctagctagctagcgttagctaaggTAGTTCTTGATGTGCTTTCATTGGCAGTGCGGTTGCACAACATTGAGGCATAAGCGGAATGAAAGACTAAAAACCGTTTGATTAATTGCAgctgtgtgtatacatataacagttatatatatatatatatatatatacaaatacacacaatataACGTTAGCCTCCCCAACAAGCGCTTTGCTAGCATATGACGTTAGCCGCATTTCAGTTGTTTAGAAAGAAGTTTGGCATTTGGTTCGGCGGACGCCAATTTCTTTCCAGGCAAATagcttaaataataaataaagtattgTTTAGTGTGCTTTTATATTGTATTAGCGTTTTAATGAAATACTTGGGCCTCAATTACCAAGTGTCTTTCACCACTTCCAGTATCTCATCACTTTAGTTGTAATATAACAGTTAATGGTTGTTCATTGGTAATCAACTGACGTCATATAGAGAAATCTCATATTAGTTAACCTAATGTGTTATACGGTAACTTTTTATGGAGTTTTCGTTTCTCTACTTCTATAACATTTTATTGGGAAACTCCAACGTTGACTAACTCCTTATGACGTTTGATGGGTGTCATCGTGCGTCGCTGGATCTGGGTAGTTAGGGAGTGTCTTGACCTCGATGAAAAcgtatttctgtattttgctATCCTAGTTGATAAAATGTTGACTTGACACTTTTCTCCTCTAGTTGGGCTAGATGCTGCCGGAAAAACAACTATCTTGTACAAATTGAAGCTTGGTGAAATTGTGACCACCATTCCAACCATTGGTAAGAGACACACTGATTAATGATTAATTAACTGGTTaattttaatttgtcatttttacctgttttaatgtataattctaaATGTTTGTACTGATTGAACTTTGGGTGCATTATTATAAGAACCTGTCGCTTCTCTTACCCATCTAAAGGTTTCAATGTGGAGACTGTAGAATATAAAAATATCAGCTTCACTGTGTGGGATGTGGGTGGCCAGGACAAGATCAGACCCCTCTGGAGACATTACTTCCAGAACACACAGGTAGGAATGTGACTGTAGCTTGGGACAACCTTCGTATCGTAATGCCTGTGTAAAATGCACTGTCAGGGAGGAGTATTACTTATATGCAACTCTCTAATACTTCTACTCTGGTTACAGAGTAAAGAATGAAACGGCTTTACTTAATTCTGTAATCAACCAGTATTCATGTCAGAGTATAATGCTGAAGCTTTGCTAAGTAAGGGAGTTAAGTGGAACGATGCCAAAGCTGTTAGATTccatttaatattattttaactCATGCCTTACTTTCAACAAGGACTTTGCAGCACATTTTTGTTAATGAGGGCTTTATGTAATGCTTGCATACATTTTCATGAAGCTTGTATGTATAACTTCATTCAATCAAATATAATTGCTGTGGTTCTCCCTGTATTTATGACTGCTTTGTAAAATTGCATTAAGAAAAGGGAAATTAATAACTTTTTGTGGTTTAACCTAGGGCCTCATCTTTGTGGTGGACAgcaatgacagagagagagtggcAGAGTCTGCAGAGGAGCTCACAAAGATGGTTTGTATTTACATGTTCAGCTCAAAACAATccatttattagttttttttgggggtcatttttatttttcgtaGTTTAGGCAATGAAGTTAGTTTATCTTTAGTTTAGTACTAGTCAAAATGCCTTTTCTGTTAATTTTGTCagccaatatttttttttagat
It contains:
- the LOC119196218 gene encoding ADP-ribosylation factor 4-like: MGLTISSIFERMFGKKQMRILMVGLDAAGKTTILYKLKLGEIVTTIPTIGFNVETVEYKNISFTVWDVGGQDKIRPLWRHYFQNTQGLIFVVDSNDRERVAESAEELTKMLNEDELKDAVLLVFANKQDLPNALTVNELTDKLGLQTLRHKNWQIQSTCATQGAGLYEGLEWLSKELTKN